The region acacacacacaagcgcttgtgtttgtgtgcCGTCTTTCTCGTGGTCGTTGTCTGCGCTAAAGCTTTTAGATCTTTTTCTAAATGTCGCTCACAGTTATGTGCTTTCAGTAGGAATAACATACCACACCGCTTCGCCCATCCGCTCGTAAGCACTGACTTTGTGCGGTTTGAATATATGTTTTTGCCTTGTTCACCAATCTCGCACTGTGCGCAACAGGAATTTTTGTGTGCCTTCAAAGCTGCAGCTCGAAGCCTAGTTAGAAACGTGAGTACAGCACGTGTTGCATCGCATTGCCTGGCATTGGAAGTAGCGCGCTTTGTTCTTGAGGCGGAGCATTTTGAATTACCAGTTATGTGAAGGCTTACAAGCTAAATATATGAATCATTGCGTCTTTTCACTTTCAGTGAGCTACACTGAACTTCCGTATCATTCACGGAGTGTCTCACGATGATCTTTACTCTCTCGcgatcgcacatttttttttgttcagagccGCGGTGAAAACACGTGAAGCAGGTGGACCCCGGTATTTGTCGAAGGAATGCGCCATTGTACTCTTTCAACAGctgccctttacactcgatcttgAAAGCTGGTAGCAGCCGTCGAGGCTTCCGGTTCACGCAGATTAAGGAGCATTCCCCTCTCCTTTTCAAAAAAGAATATAATAGAGGCTGACGGGTGAACCTCCCACGTGCTACCTACCCACTTTTGTGGCCAGAGTaggaagtgaaaatgcagtcTATGAACAGGCAGTTTCGGTTGCAAAAACCTGCCTACGAGTCAGCCGTTCTGGAATTTTGCAAGTGGTCTTTTCGCAAGTGTTTAATTCTGCGCAGCACAAATAATAGGCCCCTTCACTTTCCTTTCCTAAAATTATTCACGGGAATAATTTTTCGAGGTATTTGCGATTCGCAACGAACCCAAAGTTAGGCCCTCGCGAAAATTAAGTCGTTTACAGTATATGGCTGGCAATTCGACTAGTCGCGAAGAAACTTCTATTGTGAACTGTCCGTCGCTTTAAGAAAGCGGTCGCGAGGAAGCAAGGTGCCTGCGCAGTACAGAAGTTCATCCCGAATACAGCTCTTTCTTCTCCATGTAATGACACATCGCGAGGCGAAGTGCACCGTTGTCAAACGCGCAAATACAGGTCCGAGGTTAAGCCAAATTTAAGTGAAGTTAAATTTGCCCGTCCGACACCCGAATTAGTGCTGTCGCTTGGTTGGCGTCCACAGAAATACTTCGTGATCCTGTGCTTGTAATATCGCACCGCTTCCTTAACGTTTTTTTATTATCTCATTTGTTTGCGTGCACACGACCAGAGGCGCGAAATGACAGTTTCATCGTCTCTCTCATTTTAGCGCCACTTCGAGGAAGATCAGTTTGAGGGCAACAGAATGGATGGACGGCGGCTCCTCAAGTCAACGGCTGTCCCGACGATGTTTGATTTTAGACGTAAGTGTTTGTCCCCATTCGGTTTGCTAGCCTAGTATCCGCATCAGATAATCTGAGGAGCACTAGAGCCTCGGATATGTTTAGGTACTGatgaattaatttctttcttgcgCGAACAGCTGAGCCGAAGCGAAGAAAGCCGCCTGCACCGCGGCTTTTTCCTGGTAGTTCTacacctgacgctacaaaaggctcTTCGCCAACCCCTGAGACGACACCTGACCAGGAAGAGACCCTAGCGATGCCTGAAAACACGCGTGAAGATTCAGGAGAACAAATCGACATTTTCTCGCTGTCCACAAGTGAGCTGCGAAAAAAGCtgcaagacgaaaaaagaaaacgcagccaGTTAGAAGAAAGTTTGTTGCAGGCAAACAAAAAGCTGGAAAAAGCTGCAAAAAGAACAAAGCAGCTCGAAGAAAACCTTACAACGTTGACGGCAAATTTGAGCTTGCTAAACCAGGACCAAAAGGCTGCCTTGGAAAAGAAAAACCGGAAGAATTGCTCCTGGGGTGCCAACACGATCAAGAAGGCGCTACAGCTTAAGTTTGCATGTGGTTCGGCCGGCTACGACCTTTTATTGGAACAAGGGCAGCCGCTTCCATCTAGAAGGACTCTGTGCCGGAGACTGCAACACTTAACCTTCCTACCTGGTGTGCTAACAGAAATTCTAACTTTAATGGAAGCCAAAGTGGCTGCAATGTCTGAGATTGAAAGGGACTGCGTCCTTTTCCTAGATGAGCTGGAAATTCGGAGAGGTGTGGAGCTGGACCGTAGCAGTGACTGCTTTCTTGGCAAGACCACGCTCCCCGAAAGTGACCAGCCTGCCAACCATGCCCTTGTTTTCATGATAGGTGGTTTGAATACGAGATGGAAGCAAGTAATAGCCTACCACTACGCAGGTGCGTTTGTCAGTGGAGATAAGCTCAAAGACTTTGTCTTTCATTTAATACAGTTGTGCACCCAGATATCACTGCGCGTGGTATGTGTCACTTGCGACATGGGTAGTTCAAATCGTTCCATGTGGAGGTCACTGAACCTGTCGAGTTCTCGCAGTTCTGTAACTGTTTGTTCTGTGCCACATCCATGTgacagcgaaaatgttttgtATTTCATGCCAGACCCTGCGCATGTGCTAAAAAATTTGAGAGGGCATTTGGTGCGAAAAGATGTGATGCATCTTAACGATGCCATCGTCGCAAGGTTCAAGTTGCCCAGCAATGAAGTGTCGATCGCGCATGTGGAGGCTGTTCTAAACCTCGACACAAACCAGTTGCAGGTCGCATCGAACTTGAGCAACATCCACATATCTAACGGTCATTTTACAAAAATGAAGGTAGGGATAGCGGTTCAGCTGTTTCGTGAAGTCCCAGCAGCGATTAGATATTACATCGAAATCGGGAAGCTGTCACCTGAAGCAGAAACAACTGCGTGGTTTTTTGGAGTAATTTTTAAATGGTTCACAATAATGACTGCTCGCCATCCCTCTGTCGCTCTCAGTTTGAAGAATGAGAGTAAATATGAGGAAGCCATTGCACATCTCAAACTCACAATGGAAGTCATCGAAGGCTTGGGAATAGGAGTAAGAAAAGTGTGGAAGCCAAGCCAGGCAGGGGTGCTCATGTCAACAACAGTAGTCCTGCAGCTGCACATCTTTCTGCTGAAAGAACGCCGGTACAGTTTTGTTTTGACTGGGAGGATGGTCCAAGATTGTTTGGAAAACCTTTTTTCGGCCATCAGAATGATTTCACCTGTGCCGAGCCCATACGACCTAAAAAATGCACTCAAGATTGTAACTGTCAGCCAGTTCCTCAAAGTTCCGAAAACTTCAGGCTACGACATCGATGACAGCACTTACCTGGTTGATTTTTTTtcggccgaaatcaaagaagttcAGCACGAAGCTGAAGTGCACGAAGGACTTTCAGCATGTGATGAAATTGAAGCAATAGAGTCATTGACAAGAGCTGAAATCGACATCGTCGCTCACCTGGCCGGGTTCTTGGTAAGGCCCCTTGCGCTTTCCGCAAGGTCCTCCGCCCCGTGCACACGAATGCTTCTTTCTGAAGAGGTACGAGAGGAGCATACCCTAGTGCAGTTAAAAGAATATAATGCTGGAGCCCGTAACCTTGTATATGTGAGCGAGCAAGTTCTTGACTTTGTTTCTTCGTGCGAAAGTCTCTTTAAAAACCTATCGGAACAAAAAGACATCTGTCGTTTGAAGAGTCCAATGAAGACCATTAAATGCCTTATCGAACAAACCGTTCCCATTCCGGCGGTTGATTGCGCGGAACACCCAAATCTTATGAACAGACTGTTAGAGCGGTTTGTGACGATGCGCCTGCGCATTTACTTGCGTTGGCTAAGCCAGCCAGAAGAATCGGATGATGGGTACGGCAGCAAAACTGTCGCTGGCACAAACCTTGAATAAACTGTTTAAGAGATGTCTCCTCCTAGGCATGCAGCCAGAGGCAGCTTCAAGCGGTTGATGATTATTTTGAAATAAAATGCTTTGTACATCACCGTGTGGCAGGAGTCAAAGTTTGGTCTACTCATCACGGATAATCTTTTTCTGCTGCGTCTATTTTACTGTCTACAATAGACGACTGcgatgcaaaatatttttgatatGCGCGGCTGACTAAAACGTCAACTAGTTGTTCATCTGCATCAACAGACGCAGTTAAAGCCGTTTGCATGTCATGCACCTTATAAACTCCGTCATGTTCTGGCAGTACAAAAGGCATTGCTCTATAAAACAGTCACTTCAGTTAAAATAACCGCTTTGAGCATCTGAGAAGGCCAAAAAGTAAGTGCTGTCCTAGCTGCACAGTGGTCATTTGCTCTAAAAGCTGCGCTTGCAAGCAAACGCTAGCTTTTTTCATTTATATCACTAAGCAAAAAGTGCTCAGAACTGTGAGCACATATGCAGAAACCTTATACAGCTCAGCCTGCTAGCGAAAGCGCCTTCTAAAGAAGGATACCGGCCGACGCTCCGTAGCCCCGCATTTCAGCGCTTGCCCCAAGACGGCGCCCACGAAGGTCGTGTCTCCACCCTGTACGgcgcagcgctggcatcgaggcaccctaccacatgcgaaatgcgcagcgccatctcgtTCACAAGTTGAGAGCACGACCTACTCTATAGGCACCCTGCACccgccaggcaccgccaccgtcgacgCTGTGTTCAGCGCCCCTCACGGCCAGTTCCTCGTCCCTGTCAGGAAGGCTCGCCTCGCGACTTCGAAGGGATGGCGTCTGCCAGCGGCGTGCCGCTTATTGTAGAGGCGGGATTTCGCGCTATTCACGATGCGGAAAAATTCTTTAGAGGAGCAAACATCAAGAAAGGCACGAAGCTTTTTGAAGCAGGACACGTACACAACGTGAAAGAGGTGGTGTCGTGCGACGGGAGCGAAGTAGCAGCCCGGTGAATTGCGCAGACGAGCATCACTGCGCCACCGAAAACCATCAAATTAACGGTAAGAAATATTTCTATCTAATGTCTGTTAGCGCTGCGAtcttactttattttttttatgtagcTATCTTCCAGTAGACAGCTTGTTgccgcgagctgcagttgcaaggCAGGCGTCGCAGGCAAATGCAAAaacgctgctgccgttgccgtgtaTTTGGAGCAGCGTGAAACGCTCTCTAAAACGAGCCAACCGCAAGCCTGGGGTGTCCCTACATTTAAGAAGGTTTACCCTAAactttcgaagacggccaagcggCATAACATTGAAGGTAACTATAAAACTCCAGTTTTTGAGCAAACGGCGCAAACCTGACTTGATAACATTCCCGTTTGCAGCACCTTCGGTTTTCGATATGAAATTCCCTGTTGAAACTATCCCTTGAAATGATGTACCCGCTGTGTAATCTgccgctcatatttttttcattttttcagcaaCTGCTAGGTCGTTATCGCTGCAACACGTGCGTCAATATTTTGGGGATATCAAATGTCCAATAAACGAGCTTTTACAAGCAGAAGAGGATTAAAGCTGTGGTGAAGCGCCTGTGCGCACTGAAACTCCTGCCGGCAACGTAAAACTTTTTGACTGGGATTGTTCAGAAAAGGAGTACCCCAGCTACTTCATGCAGGATTCTTGCGGAAAGCTTGTGCTAAAAAAGCGGAATTTCACTGCAAGGTTTGTTTAATTTCTACACAGTTAGGACAAGTGCCCTGATTCTTCGACATTAGGATATGTGATTACTGTACTAAATTATCACCCAGTCTTTCAGATGTGGAGGCAAAGATTTATGAGGAATATGTTGCTGTTGCCCCTGAAAACGTGCCTTCACTGTCCAAAAAGACGCTGGACGACAAGGCGCAGTGGAAGCGAGCTAGGATTCCGCGCATAACTGGAACAAAGGTAAGCGATTCTTTGCTGCGCAAAATTTGGGCTTCCTCAGGTGTGAGCTCGGACGAGTTGCGAAGTCAATGACCGGAAATCGCAGGTGCAAGAAGTAGGAAGGGTTCCAAGAGATCCATTAGCATTCCTCGGCGTCTGTTGAATGTGCCATGAGTTAAAAACCTGTCTAGGAGGTAATGCAAGAGTCAAGCAAACGCCTTCCGCACGGGTTTGACCATTGTTAGACTAGAAACCGCGCGCGCGTGTTGGCCGTCGCGAAGGGTGGGCCCCGCAGTGGCACAGTCCTTGGAATGGCAGCTGCGGAGCCGAACGAGCTCCGCCGAGGGCCTTAAATTCCAAGTAAAACCCGCCGGCCACCAATGGTGGAAAAAAAACCCACCAAAAAAAGGGGATTCGGAGGACTCACTACGAAATAAAAGAACTTTCGCATACCAGAGTAAAAGGTTGGAAATAGCAGTTCGCTGTGAGCAAACAAAATTGTGATAATGTGAGTAAACTTGCCCTTGGCGCAGAAATATCGTTTTGGCTGCAAAATATTTATTCTAAGCTctaattttcttttgctgtttcatgCCAGACAATTGGAACGAATTATTCCTCTTTACCGAGCGTATCATACAACTCCGTGTAAAAACGTCTACATTTAATGAACCCTGCAAAATttatgaagtgcgctatttgctttcttttcaggcCTACAGAGTACTTTGCTGTCGGCCAGAAAATATTGACAGAAGAGCGAGGTCCCTCATTTTCGAGCAAGACTTCGGAGGGCCAACCGTGCGATACGGCATCGCGATGGAGCCCAAAGCCCGCCGAGCATTTGAGAATGAACACGGCGTTGAAGTTTCATTGTTCGGCCTGGTTGTTTCACGCAAGGAGTCGTGGTTAGCGTGCTCTCCGGACGGAATCTTTCTGTAAGTATATAATAATTTTTGTACAAGATATCACCTTTTTGCTATTTTGCCAGAACATCAATAACTTCaggagagttaactgctgggctagttggtgttgcatactgAAAGATTTTGCGCCTGAGTCGGTATTGGTCCCTGTGGCTGAAACACTTTTGAAGAAGCTGAAGGCTGGGGTAAGCAGGGTAGAACCGAAGAAGAAAGAGTGGCCTGTTGTATTCCCATACATTCATAAGGTCACGCACGGCTTGAAAAAAGTCGCTAACCGGTATAATGTACTGATGGTACTCTCGGCTCCCCAAAAGCTTTCCCAGTTAAGCCGTCGCATTACTTGCGATAGGCAAAAGCTTGGCTGCCAGAAGAAACATGGCCAGCGTTTCGTGAAGTGTGCCACTAATGTGGTTTATGAAATTCCTCTGTCCTGCGGAAAATCCTATATTGGACAGACAGGGCGTTGTGTCAATGACCGGCTTAGGGAgcatgcactagatataaaaaataacgaaggtgagcgacttgtGGTTCACTGCAGAGCCTGCACCGATTGCTTCCCACGGTTCCGTGAGGCGAGGATTTTGGGTAGAGGCAGGTGACAGACATCCCTAGAAACTCTGGAAGCGTTCTACATCAAGAAAGCGGGCCCTAACTGTGTTAGTGATACATCGGTTTTTCTTTGAGGCTGAGCGCAAGTTTTTATCGCGCCTAATCAGCTAGtgtttttttcatgttaccttgtacgcatgcgcggtgttttgtttcgtggcctatatatgtcgagtgcttcaccctcaataaacagttgaagtgtgcgcccgtggtgtcgtcttctttctgtgtgtggtgtgtgttaggcgcaaaatctttctttcagtatCAATAACTTCCATTGCTGCATTTGATTATTCTGTTCTGAAATGCAGGACGCACGAGAACGAGGCTGTGCTTTTGGAGATAAAGTGCCCCTTCAGTCGCAGAGGTCAGACGCTGACAACAGATCCACTTTTGCCATATTTGCAAAAGAACGATGCTCTGGAGCTGCGAAAAAAGCACACTTACTACGCTCAAATACAGATCTCCCTGTACGCCCTGGAGCTTCAACAGTGATGGTTTTACGTCTACACGGAAGCTGATTCCCTGACGATTAAAATTTCCCGGGATGAAGAATACCTCGCCGAAGCGATTCCGGTGCTCCGGGAGTTTTACTTCGCAAAGTACCTGACATGCTTGAAAGAATACTACAACACGTAATGGTGCAGTAATCCTTTCATGAAATATACTCAGTTTTTTCATGCTTTGTTTATTTACCAAAGAGTCAAAAACAGAGCTGTGCAATATGTACATACCGAGAAGTGTAATAAACAGAGTGTCTTATGAGACATTGCATTCGTTCCTTGCAAAAATTCCTGGCTTTAGGTTTGTTATCACAGCGACCACATGAACAATATCATCGACATACCCAGTCAGTTCATGAGGAATTCTTTGGGAAAGTATATTGAACGTTTTCAGCCTTTGGGTAACTCTTTCCACATGAATGCGGACAGACGCTGTCTCATACGCCGCATCGACTTCTGACTCCGTAAACTGGCACTCGTCGCAAATGGTGGCATCACAAGTGTCGCCTGGTGCACCCCAACGTCAGTGCGAATTCCCGGAAAGCCTTTGTCCGCTAGAATGACATCGCCAGGCTCTAGAAGGGATAACAGCTTGCCGTCCACTGTGACGGTCGCGTCCGAAGTCCTTCCGCCGTACCCTTCTGATACGAAAGTTATTGCACCATTCGGTGCGATGCAGATTAAATACTTCAGGGTGTACCTGCCCTTGTAGTGGGAAAACCACAGGTTGCGTGTCTCCACATCTGGCGGCATTTCGGTTTCTATTTCAGTACAATCTATAATAGCCCTGCACGTATCGTAGTGCCTTTTGAAGCTCGGCGGCATTGTGCGCTGCACTGCTAGTCGTGACGGCCAATAGATCCAGTCTTTCGTTGCTACTTTTATGTTCACAAGAACAGACTTGAATACCCTGGACGCCGTTGTGCTGTGCACGCAAAACAGTGAAGCGAGAAACGAAAACGGCAAGCCATGTTTCagcttcatcaaaaacaaaagaagcttGTCCTCAACGGAAAGCTCCCTTAACCTTTGCGTTCCTGGCGGAAGAACACTTAGGAGCATCGAAAAAAGCTGAaatgacaccgcagtgaaggattGCGGCGCAGCCTCATTACCATGGAGTGCCCTAAAACCTACAAAGTACGGCTGTTTCCGCAGAGGGCCCACGTTTTTGCCGCACAATTGAGCTGAATCACATGAGGTTCCGCGTTCAGCGGTGGTGGAAGTCCTGTGGTGCACATAGCAACTTGCGTTGCAATTTGATGTTGTCGAGATGAACGTAAATTCCCCGGAAAGGCATTCGGGCTCCATGTCGGTCATCGTGCATGCCTGCAAtgcacgaaatacaaaaaaagtaGCAGGTCAGCGGCTGCTGTTAACATTTTCCGGATTGCTTGCATACTGATCCTTTTCAAGATTCCGTGAGTCAACTTCCCTGCGTAGCAAAAACTCTACCATGAAGACGCTGCCTATCCTAGGaagagaagttgggtgcagcgctaagaCATCTGTCCAAGCCGTACGCTGTGTATGCATTGACATGAATTGCCTTGGCGCACCCTTCCTTCGCGATTGCTGCGCGGGGAGAGTGAGTTGTACCTGCTAAGGAATGGCTTGGTAGAGCTGCACTTAACTACCTTTATCGCGAAAGCAACAAATTGCAGAAATGTGCAGGAATTATGTGTGTCTACAGCACTGCACCCTATTTTCTGTCCCCGGAACCGGCTTGGCTGCCATGGTGAAGTGGTTTTCTCTGCGCAAATAAGCTACCTCTCACAGTTTTGCAAACGCTCAATGCTGCTTTGAAGGAAAACCTACGTACAACGGCAAACTTCTTTTGTGACGCAGTTTCGTCACCGCCACTCGATGGAGAGTTGGCGTCAGGTGAAACTGCATTCAGTGGGCGAGGATCATCGTCGATCTGCTGATCATGCTTTCTGCTCTCTTTCCTTTCGCCTGCAAATATTATGCAACAAAACTAAGCGGaagtgcaaaaataaaagaaatcaaGGTCAGTCGTCAAACGAACAGACGTTTCACTCACCGCCGCCAGCACAATGTATTAAAACAACTAAGCTCTCGACCaggcggagcaaaaaaaaagtattgtgaCACGCCGCTCTGAACGGGGAATAAATACAGCAGCGTAGTACATTTAAAATGGTCTAAGAGATGTGCAGCAAGACGACAGGAATGGAGACGTTCGAGATTGTGGCGAACACATATGATAGTTTTACAAGCGCACCTGCATGCACCCATGTGCCTGCTGTCGTTTTTCAGGCCAATTACGCGTTCTTGGAGAAAATATCTAGTCCCGAAAACACAACCACAAGTAAACATTAATGAACCCGAAGTTGATACATTTGTCAGCATACCTGTCATGACGCCCGGACGAACCACTTGTGCTTGCTTTTTTGTACGCTGATGGAAAGGTGCTTGGGTCGTAGGATGGGTGCCCTTCTTCATTCGATTTAGCATTGCTTACAAAATGCCTGCTGCATATTTTTGATTTCCTCGAAGGCATCCAATCCGTACCATCTTCGCTGCATAGTTCAAAATAACAACAAATATACATGATACTCCGCTACACGTTTGCAAGGAACGATGCTGCGGCGCTTTTTATCTATCGTCATATAAGTTCACGAAACTGCATCAAGACAGTGCCAAAAAACTCGATTTTTCCTGCACTGTAAAATTGCAACGAGTCCCTATGTCTACAGCATGGTATGAGAACAAGAAAAGGAGCTCAAACTTACTTTTGGCGACGAATAAGCCGAATCCAGCGCTCACGCCGTTCCGTCTCCCAGTATCGCGTCGGGAATCCATAAAACCTTGTCCCAGGCGAATTCAGATACGTGTTACTGCATCCTACTACACAGCAATGTGTCCTGCTGTTGTTATTAGCCATTTTGTGCTCGGAAAGGAGGCGCACAACTGCTTCGCGACGGCGCGCGCAACACAGCGCGAGCTGTCAGACTGCCCCCGCCTTCCTGACAgggacgcgcgcgccgccgccagtggcgcgcgcgtcgcgctggcttgagccaccgcccgatgtaaagggttcagccgtatccatccatccatccatccatccatccatccatccatccatccatccatccatccagttagATGCGCAGGGTGCCTACCTGCGCATGCGGCGCTGCTCCAGCGCCAcatgcaggcttgggtggagaacgagggggtgttaggggaactacacaatgggttccggaaacaaaggaggttggaggacaatctattttcattgacacagtgtatagaaattgcggaaaaggaacataggcccttattgctagcatttctggatattaggggagcctatgacaacgttactcaggagcatttgtgggacatattgggcacattggatgtggaaaatggagtaattaatcttttaaaagatatatatagaggtaacagagtgctcataaaatgggaaaaaaatgtatcagggcctgtagagatacagcgggggcttagacaaggatgtcctctgtcccctttgttgttcatgttgtacctgcaaggtttggaggccaagctagaggggagcggactaggtttcaacctatcttttttcaagcaaggggaattgattaaacagtcattaccgggactaatatatgcggacgatatagtgataatggctgacaacaaggaagacctgcagaagttgttaga is a window of Amblyomma americanum isolate KBUSLIRL-KWMA chromosome 4, ASM5285725v1, whole genome shotgun sequence DNA encoding:
- the LOC144129587 gene encoding uncharacterized protein LOC144129587 translates to MPGCCVPLCAGSAKKGARCFRFPRDEGRRKIWEAKVKRENWKANDNAKICERHFEEDQFEGNRMDGRRLLKSTAVPTMFDFRPEPKRRKPPAPRLFPGSSTPDATKGSSPTPETTPDQEETLAMPENTREDSGEQIDIFSLSTSELRKKLQDEKRKRSQLEESLLQANKKLEKAAKRTKQLEENLTTLTANLSLLNQDQKAALEKKNRKNCSWGANTIKKALQLKFACGSAGYDLLLEQGQPLPSRRTLCRRLQHLTFLPGVLTEILTLMEAKVAAMSEIERDCVLFLDELEIRRGVELDRSSDCFLGKTTLPESDQPANHALVFMIGGLNTRWKQVIAYHYAGMQPEAASSG
- the LOC144128057 gene encoding uncharacterized protein LOC144128057, whose translation is MQDSCGKLVLKKRNFTASLSDVEAKIYEEYVAVAPENVPSLSKKTLDDKAQWKRARIPRITGTKAYRVLCCRPENIDRRARSLIFEQDFGGPTVRYGIAMEPKARRAFENEHGVEVSLFGLVVSRKESWLACSPDGIFLTHENEAVLLEIKCPFSRRGQTLTTDPLLPYLQKNDALELRKKHTYYAQIQISLYALELQQ